In Stigmatella aurantiaca, the following proteins share a genomic window:
- a CDS encoding methyltransferase, producing the protein MNCRDRLEALTGLLRPWSGLWSRSILQNWPESGAAYPEAWLSYAESLDEAGERMMDHGALPGVPPPSLHSLLLALHELTGLPWHPGVQPLTAADVQGLTAKKTHELERVLALLGQRAQTIRQAVDIGGGMGHLARLCVRTFDWTFHSIDRDAALQEKGRDWLRRARMLPREKLCFIHATVEEGPQPGIDPLFSGQNSASIGLHTCGPLALTQIRKSQKAGFLLNFGCCYDKLDPTRDYPASRFGKTHPLPLTRHALALTARGRHQKTEAEFALMKQVYAQRFALDLLLRRKFPELGFVRAGDAPKALYAQSFAAYAHDRLERLRIDTSMTDSELNAFELSVRTETRRIFLCHLLRDRFARALEVVILLDRAILMEEMGFQAELLQVFEPRLSPRNIALIASRAA; encoded by the coding sequence ATGAATTGCCGGGATCGACTGGAGGCGCTCACGGGCCTGCTCAGGCCCTGGTCCGGGCTCTGGTCACGTTCCATCCTCCAGAATTGGCCGGAGTCCGGAGCCGCTTATCCCGAAGCCTGGCTGTCCTATGCGGAGTCCCTCGATGAAGCGGGCGAGCGGATGATGGATCATGGAGCGCTTCCCGGTGTCCCGCCTCCATCGCTGCATTCGCTGCTGCTCGCGCTTCATGAGCTGACCGGACTGCCGTGGCACCCAGGCGTTCAACCGCTGACGGCCGCGGACGTGCAGGGCCTCACGGCCAAGAAGACGCATGAACTCGAGAGAGTCCTCGCCCTCCTCGGGCAGAGAGCGCAGACCATCCGCCAGGCGGTCGACATCGGGGGGGGCATGGGACATCTCGCCCGTCTCTGTGTGAGGACGTTCGACTGGACGTTCCACAGCATCGACCGGGATGCCGCCTTGCAGGAGAAAGGCCGGGACTGGCTGCGAAGGGCCCGGATGCTTCCCCGGGAAAAGCTGTGTTTCATCCACGCGACTGTCGAGGAAGGGCCGCAGCCAGGGATTGACCCGCTCTTTTCCGGCCAGAACAGCGCCTCGATCGGCCTCCACACCTGTGGGCCGCTCGCACTCACACAGATTCGCAAGAGCCAGAAGGCAGGCTTCCTTCTGAACTTTGGCTGCTGCTACGACAAGCTGGATCCCACGCGGGATTATCCCGCATCCCGCTTTGGGAAAACCCATCCACTTCCCCTCACACGGCATGCCCTGGCTCTGACAGCGCGTGGACGGCACCAGAAGACCGAGGCGGAGTTTGCGTTGATGAAGCAGGTCTACGCGCAGCGTTTCGCGCTGGATCTTCTGTTGAGGCGGAAGTTTCCTGAGCTCGGCTTCGTGCGGGCAGGGGATGCTCCCAAGGCGCTCTATGCCCAGAGCTTCGCGGCCTATGCCCACGACCGGCTGGAGCGCCTGCGCATCGACACCAGCATGACAGACTCCGAGCTGAATGCCTTCGAGCTGTCCGTTCGCACCGAGACGAGGCGCATCTTTCTCTGTCATCTGCTGAGGGATCGCTTCGCGAGGGCCCTGGAGGTCGTGATTCTGCTCGATCGCGCGATTCTCATGGAGGAGATGGGCTTTCAGGCCGAGCTCCTGCAGGTCTTCGAGCCGCGCCTCTCCCCCCGCAACATCGCGCTCATCGCATCAAGAGCAGCCTGA
- a CDS encoding trifunctional serine/threonine-protein kinase/ATP-binding protein/sensor histidine kinase — MLDIPGYRVLGTIRATGSNVLFHAVREADDLPVIIKTPMVPSPGPSENERYRREFGILQRLRDVRGVVRPYTHERLRERPLLLLERVQGEPLSESTGQPMELSRFLSLALSLASTLAEIHHRNVIHKDIKPSNIIVEPSGEARLIDFGVATLQQVEHLDAAPAHLIEGTLAYMSPEQTGRMNRAVDYRTDFYSLGVTFYELLTGRRPFQGKDALEWFHAHMAQKPMPPHELNPQVPPAVSAIVLKLLAKVAEERYQSAEGLHADLERCHQSLSQHGQEVFALGTQDTPTRFQLPQRLYGREAQVATLLEGFERVSHMGQPELFLVSGYSGIGKSSVVHELHKPVVQRRGFFLSGKFDQFQRDLPYTTLAQTLRGLVQQLLAGSDEEIAGWRERVNQAWEGHGQLLVDLVPQLEVLAGPQPALQRVSPSEAQRRFYRVVRQFFAVFATPEHPMVVFLDDLQWADLASLQLLLQLLSSAPPEALPILWIGAYRDNEVSPTHPLMPMLEEVHKTGARVTDLQLAPLRVAQVEHLVGDALPGAGSEVRASLSALLHEKTGGNPFFLLQLLVALHQDGLLVRAPEGGWRWDAEGGRARGYSENIVGFMVGKLRQFPDGTQHLLRLAACVGSRFSLDLLGTLADMEERGQVEQGLEPALQEGMLVRAGPEQYRFLHDRIQQAAHVLLSEEERKAVHLRIGQLLLKRLSQEEVSESLFDVVSQLNAGVDLIEDAEERYHLARLNAEAGAKAKAAVAPLPAITYLSTAFTLIPGDPWRTDPALAFKLKLSQARCELMSGHMAEARRLAEALLPRASTHPDIVAVYGLKHDLHFALGERQEGIACVLKCLALLGIALSRNPTWEEAVAAHEEVWALLGDRPIPSLIGLPRMTGSDMKLVIDALFMLFDSAYSTSPHLLIILLSRIVSLTLRHGFVDAAAPAYSWFGVITGSFFKRYREGLAFTKLAAEFAERNHLSALRAKILLSSQFSSYWTQPLPQAQELVLSGLHHALQTGDITAAAYCSLDIVTNRLAMGHNLEEVHQESLVRGEFLRKTGILDPQESLLLTQRYVQQMRGHSLSFGTLNGEGFEEQAFEAQLPPIPRRSTRFFWITKLQSRFMCGDYAEARRAADKAEELLRANNGILFFREFHLYRALALAACFGDAPPEEQPQLLEAIGRHQQQLAEWAQHCPANFHALEQLVSAERARLAGRPDEAARAYEEAIRSARENGATPYVALASELAANFWRTRQAPIVAHAFAREAQGAYRQWGALGKVQHLESLWPHLASLAIPQDTLTTSSTDSTRIDALTVIKAQQAVSSEIVLERLVKTLVHAAMENAGAQRGVLLLPNGDTLQVAATSDTSPEGKTPELPWTLLSYVRRTREHVLIGDASKPHPFSSDAHLARSEARSVLCLPLLRQEQFCGALYLENNLATHAFSPSRLALLGHIASQAAISIENARLYADVQHAKAELRRANDELEQRVEERTRELKQTQARLVDTAREVGMSEVASNVLHNVGNVLTSAVINLETMRQALGASRVGRLKRASALLLENRADLASFLAEGARGGHLPDYLSGLADELVREQTRLMESMDAMGRHIEHIRAIVHVQQTYAKTSLMTEECDLAQLIQDALSIQLPALQRHGVSVVREVAPLPKVKVDKHKVLQILVNLLSNAKHALDAKPEGQRHLWVRLRAEGPVACIQVVDDGVGIAPEENGKLFEHGFTTRKDGHGFGLHSSALAARLLNGRLTLQSDGPDKGAVATLELPLT, encoded by the coding sequence GTGTTGGACATACCGGGATACAGGGTGCTGGGCACCATTCGAGCCACGGGCTCGAACGTGCTGTTCCACGCGGTACGCGAGGCCGATGACCTGCCCGTCATCATCAAGACGCCCATGGTGCCCTCGCCCGGCCCCAGCGAGAACGAGCGGTACCGGCGGGAGTTTGGAATCCTGCAGCGGCTGCGGGACGTGCGTGGGGTGGTCAGGCCCTATACCCACGAGCGGCTCCGGGAGCGGCCCCTGCTGCTGCTGGAGCGGGTGCAAGGCGAGCCCCTGTCCGAGTCCACGGGCCAGCCAATGGAGCTGTCCCGGTTCTTGAGCCTGGCCCTCTCGCTGGCGTCCACCCTGGCGGAGATTCACCACCGCAACGTCATCCACAAGGACATCAAGCCCTCCAACATCATCGTGGAGCCCTCGGGGGAAGCCCGGCTCATCGACTTCGGGGTGGCCACGCTCCAGCAAGTCGAGCACCTGGACGCGGCCCCGGCACACCTGATTGAGGGGACGCTGGCGTACATGTCGCCCGAGCAGACGGGGCGGATGAACCGGGCGGTGGACTACCGCACGGACTTCTACTCGCTGGGGGTGACCTTCTACGAGCTGCTCACGGGACGCCGCCCCTTCCAGGGCAAGGATGCGCTCGAATGGTTCCACGCCCACATGGCGCAGAAGCCAATGCCCCCGCACGAGCTGAACCCGCAGGTGCCCCCGGCGGTGTCCGCCATCGTCCTCAAGCTCCTGGCCAAGGTGGCCGAGGAGCGCTACCAGAGCGCCGAGGGCCTCCACGCGGACCTGGAGCGCTGCCACCAGTCCCTGAGCCAGCACGGGCAGGAGGTGTTCGCGCTGGGGACGCAGGACACGCCCACCCGGTTCCAGCTGCCGCAGCGGCTCTACGGGCGTGAGGCGCAGGTGGCCACCCTGCTCGAGGGCTTCGAGCGGGTGAGCCACATGGGCCAGCCGGAGCTGTTCCTCGTCAGCGGCTACTCGGGCATTGGCAAGTCCTCCGTGGTGCATGAGCTGCACAAGCCCGTGGTGCAGCGCCGCGGCTTCTTCCTGAGCGGCAAATTCGACCAGTTCCAGCGGGACCTTCCGTACACCACCCTGGCCCAGACGCTCCGCGGGCTGGTGCAGCAATTGCTCGCGGGGAGCGATGAGGAGATTGCAGGGTGGCGCGAGCGGGTGAACCAGGCCTGGGAGGGCCACGGCCAGCTGCTCGTGGACCTGGTGCCGCAGCTGGAGGTGCTGGCGGGCCCGCAGCCTGCGCTCCAGCGGGTGTCCCCCAGCGAGGCCCAGCGCCGCTTCTACCGGGTGGTCCGTCAGTTCTTCGCGGTCTTCGCCACCCCGGAGCACCCCATGGTGGTGTTCCTGGATGACCTGCAGTGGGCGGACCTCGCCAGCCTCCAGCTCCTCTTGCAACTGCTGTCGAGCGCCCCGCCGGAAGCGCTGCCCATCCTGTGGATTGGCGCTTACCGGGACAACGAGGTGAGCCCCACGCACCCGCTCATGCCCATGCTGGAGGAGGTGCACAAGACGGGGGCCCGGGTGACGGACCTCCAGCTGGCGCCGCTGCGCGTGGCGCAGGTGGAGCACCTGGTGGGCGACGCGCTGCCAGGAGCGGGAAGCGAGGTGCGCGCCTCCCTCTCCGCGCTGCTGCACGAGAAGACGGGGGGCAACCCCTTCTTCCTCCTTCAGTTGCTGGTCGCGCTCCACCAGGACGGTCTGCTGGTGCGCGCGCCCGAGGGCGGGTGGCGGTGGGATGCCGAGGGCGGGCGGGCCCGCGGCTACTCGGAGAACATCGTCGGCTTCATGGTGGGCAAGCTGCGCCAGTTCCCCGACGGCACGCAGCACCTGCTGCGCCTGGCGGCGTGCGTGGGCAGCCGCTTCTCCCTCGATCTGCTGGGCACGCTCGCAGACATGGAGGAGCGGGGGCAGGTGGAACAGGGACTCGAGCCCGCGCTCCAGGAGGGCATGCTGGTGCGCGCGGGGCCGGAGCAGTACCGCTTCCTGCACGACCGCATCCAGCAGGCGGCCCACGTCCTCCTCTCCGAGGAGGAGCGCAAGGCCGTGCACCTGCGCATCGGCCAGTTGCTGCTCAAGCGCCTCTCCCAGGAGGAAGTGAGCGAGTCGCTCTTCGACGTGGTGAGCCAGCTCAACGCTGGGGTGGACCTCATCGAGGACGCCGAGGAGCGCTACCACCTCGCGCGGCTGAACGCCGAGGCGGGTGCCAAGGCCAAGGCCGCGGTGGCCCCCCTGCCCGCCATCACCTACCTCTCCACGGCCTTCACGCTCATTCCCGGAGACCCCTGGCGGACGGACCCCGCGCTGGCCTTCAAGCTGAAGCTCTCCCAGGCGCGCTGTGAGCTCATGAGCGGCCACATGGCCGAGGCGCGCCGTCTGGCCGAGGCGCTCCTCCCCCGGGCGAGCACCCACCCGGACATCGTGGCCGTCTACGGCCTGAAGCATGATCTCCACTTCGCCCTGGGGGAGCGCCAGGAGGGCATTGCCTGCGTGCTGAAATGCCTGGCGTTGCTGGGCATCGCGCTCTCGCGGAACCCCACCTGGGAAGAGGCGGTGGCCGCCCATGAGGAGGTGTGGGCCTTGCTGGGGGATCGTCCCATCCCGAGCCTCATCGGGCTGCCCCGCATGACCGGCTCGGACATGAAGCTCGTCATCGACGCGCTCTTCATGCTCTTCGACTCGGCATACTCGACGTCCCCGCACCTGCTCATCATCCTCCTGAGCCGGATCGTCTCCCTCACCCTCCGCCACGGCTTCGTGGATGCCGCCGCCCCGGCCTATAGCTGGTTTGGGGTCATCACCGGCTCGTTCTTCAAGCGGTACCGCGAGGGTCTTGCCTTCACGAAGCTCGCCGCCGAGTTCGCCGAGCGGAACCACCTGTCCGCCCTCCGGGCGAAGATTCTCCTCAGCTCGCAATTCAGCAGCTACTGGACCCAACCCCTCCCCCAAGCGCAGGAGCTCGTCCTCAGCGGGCTCCACCACGCGCTTCAAACCGGGGACATCACGGCCGCTGCCTACTGCAGCCTGGACATCGTCACCAACCGGCTGGCCATGGGACACAACCTGGAGGAGGTCCACCAGGAGTCGCTCGTGCGCGGCGAGTTCTTACGCAAGACGGGAATCCTGGACCCCCAGGAGTCGCTCCTCCTGACGCAGCGCTACGTGCAGCAGATGCGCGGACACTCCCTGTCCTTCGGAACGCTGAACGGGGAGGGCTTCGAGGAGCAAGCCTTCGAAGCCCAGCTTCCGCCCATACCCCGCCGAAGCACGCGCTTCTTCTGGATCACCAAGCTCCAGTCGCGCTTCATGTGCGGCGACTACGCGGAGGCCCGCAGGGCCGCGGACAAGGCCGAGGAGCTCCTGCGGGCCAACAATGGCATCCTCTTCTTCCGCGAGTTCCACCTCTACCGCGCCCTGGCCCTGGCCGCATGCTTCGGGGACGCCCCGCCGGAAGAGCAGCCCCAGCTCCTGGAGGCCATCGGGCGGCACCAGCAACAGCTCGCGGAGTGGGCCCAGCATTGCCCCGCGAACTTCCACGCGCTCGAGCAACTGGTGTCCGCGGAGCGGGCCCGCCTCGCGGGACGGCCGGACGAGGCGGCGCGCGCTTATGAAGAAGCCATCCGCTCCGCGAGGGAGAATGGCGCCACCCCGTACGTGGCGCTGGCCAGCGAGCTGGCGGCGAACTTCTGGCGCACGCGGCAGGCGCCCATCGTCGCCCATGCCTTCGCGCGCGAGGCCCAGGGGGCGTACCGGCAGTGGGGAGCCCTGGGCAAGGTCCAGCACCTGGAGTCCCTCTGGCCCCACCTCGCCTCCCTGGCCATCCCCCAGGACACCCTGACCACCAGCAGTACGGACTCGACCCGCATCGACGCCCTCACGGTCATCAAGGCCCAGCAGGCGGTCTCCAGCGAAATCGTCCTGGAGCGCCTGGTGAAGACGCTGGTGCACGCGGCGATGGAGAACGCCGGCGCCCAGCGGGGCGTCCTGCTGCTGCCCAACGGCGACACGCTCCAGGTGGCGGCCACCTCGGACACCTCGCCGGAGGGGAAAACCCCTGAGCTTCCCTGGACCCTGCTCTCCTATGTCCGGCGTACCCGGGAGCACGTGCTCATCGGCGATGCCTCCAAGCCCCATCCGTTCTCATCCGATGCGCACCTGGCGCGCAGCGAGGCGCGCTCGGTGTTGTGCCTTCCGCTGCTGAGGCAGGAGCAGTTCTGCGGGGCGCTCTATCTGGAGAACAACCTGGCCACCCATGCCTTCAGCCCCTCCCGCCTGGCGCTGCTGGGACACATCGCCTCCCAGGCGGCCATCTCCATCGAGAACGCGCGGCTCTACGCGGATGTCCAGCACGCCAAGGCGGAGCTGCGCCGGGCCAATGACGAGCTGGAGCAGCGGGTGGAGGAGCGCACGCGCGAGCTGAAGCAGACCCAGGCCCGGCTGGTGGACACCGCGCGCGAGGTGGGCATGTCCGAGGTGGCCTCCAACGTCCTGCACAACGTGGGCAATGTGCTCACCAGCGCCGTCATCAACCTGGAGACGATGCGTCAGGCCTTGGGCGCCTCGCGCGTGGGCCGGTTGAAGCGGGCCTCGGCCCTGCTGCTGGAGAACCGGGCGGACCTGGCCAGCTTCCTGGCGGAGGGCGCGCGCGGCGGCCACCTGCCGGACTACCTCTCAGGCCTGGCGGACGAGCTGGTGCGCGAGCAGACGCGCCTCATGGAGAGCATGGATGCCATGGGCCGGCACATCGAGCACATCCGCGCCATCGTCCATGTGCAGCAGACGTACGCCAAGACGTCGCTGATGACGGAGGAGTGCGACCTGGCCCAGCTCATCCAGGATGCCCTGAGCATCCAGCTGCCGGCGCTGCAACGTCACGGCGTCTCGGTCGTCCGCGAGGTGGCGCCCCTCCCCAAGGTGAAGGTGGACAAGCACAAGGTGCTGCAGATCCTCGTCAACCTGCTCAGCAACGCCAAGCACGCCCTGGACGCAAAGCCCGAGGGGCAACGCCACCTGTGGGTCAGGCTGAGGGCGGAGGGACCGGTGGCGTGCATCCAGGTGGTGGACGACGGGGTGGGAATCGCGCCGGAGGAGAATGGGAAGTTGTTCGAGCACGGGTTCACCACGCGCAAGGACGGCCATGGCTTTGGCCTGCACTCCAGCGCGCTGGCGGCGCGGCTCCTCAATGGCCGTCTCACGCTTCAGAGCGATGGGCCGGACAAGGGCGCCGTGGCCACGTTGGAGCTTCCGCTGACCTGA
- a CDS encoding TetR/AcrR family transcriptional regulator, with translation MKKTSSSGGRPRGRPREFDRDEALARALEVFWRHGYEGASIASLTGAMGITAPSLYTAFHSKEALFQEAVAHYQAEYGAWANLVLDGPRIHEALAQVLQGAARHFTARAHPAGCMVSTSVLACSEENRSVAEHVAQLRTKSLGLFQARFERAIAEGELPPTADAAALARFYGAIIQGMSVQARDGASEQELLGIVALALAPLQVSGSSNVATAPLSGPSL, from the coding sequence ATGAAAAAAACTTCTTCCTCAGGAGGCCGTCCCCGGGGCCGTCCCCGGGAGTTCGATCGGGACGAGGCGCTGGCGCGGGCCTTGGAGGTGTTCTGGCGGCACGGCTACGAGGGCGCGTCGATTGCCAGCCTCACCGGGGCGATGGGCATCACCGCGCCCAGCCTCTACACGGCCTTCCACTCGAAGGAGGCGCTGTTCCAGGAGGCCGTGGCGCACTACCAGGCGGAGTATGGCGCCTGGGCCAACCTGGTCCTGGATGGGCCCCGGATCCATGAGGCCCTGGCCCAGGTGCTCCAGGGCGCGGCCCGGCATTTCACGGCCCGTGCCCACCCCGCCGGGTGCATGGTCTCCACGTCGGTGCTCGCCTGCTCGGAGGAGAACCGGTCCGTGGCTGAGCACGTCGCCCAGCTCCGGACGAAGTCGCTGGGCCTGTTCCAGGCGCGCTTCGAGCGGGCCATCGCGGAAGGAGAGCTGCCCCCCACCGCGGATGCGGCGGCGCTCGCGCGGTTCTATGGCGCCATCATCCAGGGCATGTCCGTGCAGGCCCGGGATGGTGCCAGCGAGCAGGAGCTGCTGGGCATCGTGGCGCTGGCCCTGGCCCCCCTTCAGGTCAGCGGAAGCTCCAACGTGGCCACGGCGCCCTTGTCCGGCCCATCGCTCTGA
- a CDS encoding serine hydrolase domain-containing protein, protein MHTPLRPLLTLLLSLALAGSAAADTPPPLATRLDRVIDQAIADQRIVGTVVLVAQDGKLVYHRAAGYADREAQRPMREDALFRLASMSKTLVSATALALVDQGKLTLDEPITRWLPTFRPKLADGREAPITVRQLLTHTAGLSYGFGDAATDPYLQARVSNGMDQPGLSMDENLQRIASVPLLFEPGTRWNYSVATDVLGAVLIRAGGAPLPTLVERLLTRPLGMAGTGFTVKAPDRLAVPYTDASPAPARVDGPRQVHAGEMHFAVDPTRVFDARSFPSGGAGMIGSAKDYVAFLEALRTGKLPGLKKTTLAQLTSNQLGALAMPTPGLGFTFGASVLLDPELAHTPQSRGTYAWGGAYGHSWFVDPERRLTVVALTNTFPEGMSGAFPTALRDALYAAPAP, encoded by the coding sequence ATGCACACACCCCTTCGTCCCCTGCTCACCCTCTTGCTCTCCCTGGCCCTTGCGGGCAGCGCCGCCGCGGACACCCCGCCCCCCTTGGCCACGCGGCTCGACCGCGTCATCGACCAGGCCATCGCGGACCAGCGCATCGTCGGCACGGTGGTGCTGGTGGCCCAGGACGGGAAGCTCGTCTACCACCGCGCCGCCGGGTACGCGGACCGGGAGGCGCAGCGGCCCATGCGCGAGGATGCCCTCTTCCGGCTGGCGTCCATGAGCAAGACCCTGGTGTCGGCCACGGCGCTGGCGCTCGTGGACCAGGGCAAGCTGACGCTCGATGAGCCCATCACCCGGTGGCTGCCCACCTTCCGCCCCAAGCTGGCGGATGGCCGCGAGGCGCCCATCACGGTCCGCCAGCTCCTCACCCACACCGCGGGCCTCTCCTATGGCTTCGGGGACGCCGCGACGGACCCCTACCTCCAGGCCCGCGTCTCGAACGGGATGGATCAACCCGGCCTGAGCATGGACGAGAACCTCCAGCGGATCGCCTCCGTGCCGCTGCTGTTCGAGCCCGGAACCCGGTGGAACTACTCCGTCGCCACGGACGTGCTGGGCGCGGTGCTCATCCGCGCGGGCGGAGCGCCCCTGCCCACCCTCGTCGAGCGGCTCCTCACGCGGCCCCTGGGCATGGCCGGCACCGGCTTCACCGTGAAGGCCCCGGACCGGCTGGCCGTGCCCTATACGGACGCGAGCCCCGCGCCCGCGCGCGTCGACGGCCCGCGCCAGGTGCACGCCGGGGAGATGCACTTCGCCGTGGACCCCACCCGGGTGTTCGATGCCCGCTCCTTCCCCTCGGGGGGCGCCGGGATGATCGGCTCCGCGAAGGACTACGTGGCGTTCCTGGAGGCGCTGCGCACCGGGAAGCTCCCGGGCCTGAAGAAGACCACCCTGGCCCAGCTGACCTCCAACCAGCTGGGCGCGTTGGCGATGCCCACCCCGGGCCTGGGCTTCACCTTCGGGGCCTCGGTGCTCCTGGACCCGGAGCTCGCGCACACCCCCCAGTCCCGGGGCACCTATGCGTGGGGCGGCGCCTACGGGCACAGCTGGTTCGTGGACCCGGAGCGGCGCCTCACCGTCGTGGCCCTCACGAACACCTTCCCCGAGGGCATGTCGGGCGCGTTCCCCACCGCCCTGAGGGATGCGCTCTACGCGGCCCCTGCCCCGTAA